One part of the Chromatiales bacterium genome encodes these proteins:
- a CDS encoding FGGY-family carbohydrate kinase yields the protein MTDTSPLYVGIDFGTSGCRLIGITADGRVALQASQPLPPPDSNGAGVEQPAGLWWEALSALLSELPAAQRGRIAAIAIDGTSGTVLVTDAAGCPQAPALMYNDGRAQAEAARIAPLVPAASGAHGPTSSLAKLLWLCAQRPCPPDGHALHQADWLANRLAGRLGISDENNALKLGYDPMARRWPDWLAATGLDTRLLPEVLPPGTPIGPLDPVVAHRLGLPAQARVVTGTTDSIAAFLATGADRIGDAASSLGSTLALKVLSDTPVFDRDTGVYSHRLWDRWLAGGASNSGGAVLEHYFTRQRLDELTPLMDPGQPTGLDYYPLVRPGERFPVSDPTLAPRLEPRPAEDHRFLQGLLEGIARIEERGYRRLEALGAPWPGRVFSVGGGAANPVFIRIRAGLLACEMARPVHTEAAYGAALLARRGSLANPEED from the coding sequence ATGACGGACACGAGCCCTCTCTACGTCGGCATCGACTTCGGCACCTCGGGTTGCCGGCTCATCGGCATCACCGCCGACGGCCGCGTGGCTCTGCAGGCCAGCCAGCCGCTGCCGCCCCCCGACAGCAACGGGGCCGGCGTGGAGCAGCCCGCCGGCCTCTGGTGGGAGGCGCTCAGCGCCCTGCTGAGCGAGCTGCCGGCCGCCCAGCGGGGACGGATCGCGGCCATCGCCATCGACGGCACCTCCGGCACGGTCCTGGTCACCGACGCCGCCGGCTGCCCCCAGGCCCCCGCCCTGATGTACAACGACGGCCGGGCGCAGGCGGAGGCCGCGCGCATCGCCCCGCTCGTCCCCGCCGCCAGCGGCGCCCACGGCCCCACCAGCTCCCTGGCCAAGCTGCTCTGGCTGTGCGCACAACGGCCCTGTCCGCCCGACGGCCACGCCCTGCACCAGGCCGACTGGCTGGCCAACCGCCTGGCGGGACGCCTCGGCATCTCGGACGAGAACAACGCCCTCAAGCTCGGCTACGATCCCATGGCCCGGCGCTGGCCGGACTGGCTGGCCGCGACCGGGCTGGATACCCGCCTGCTGCCCGAGGTCCTGCCGCCCGGCACGCCCATCGGCCCGCTCGACCCGGTGGTGGCCCACCGCCTCGGCCTGCCGGCCCAGGCCCGCGTCGTCACCGGGACCACCGACAGCATCGCCGCCTTTCTCGCCACCGGCGCGGATCGCATCGGCGATGCGGCGAGTTCGCTCGGCAGCACCCTGGCGCTGAAGGTGCTGTCCGACACCCCGGTGTTCGATCGCGATACCGGGGTCTACAGTCACCGCCTGTGGGACCGCTGGCTGGCCGGCGGCGCCTCCAACAGCGGTGGCGCGGTGCTGGAGCACTACTTCACCCGCCAGCGGCTGGACGAACTCACGCCGCTGATGGACCCCGGCCAGCCCACCGGGCTCGACTACTATCCGCTGGTGCGCCCCGGCGAGCGCTTCCCCGTGAGCGACCCCACGCTCGCCCCGCGCCTGGAGCCGCGCCCCGCCGAGGACCACCGCTTCCTGCAGGGGCTGCTCGAGGGCATTGCCCGCATCGAAGAACGCGGCTATCGCCGGCTCGAGGCCCTGGGTGCCCCCTGGCCCGGCCGCGTCTTCAGCGTGGGGGGCGGGGCCGCCAATCCCGTGTTCATCCGCATCCGCGCGGGGCTGCTGGCCTGCGAGATGGCTCGCCCCGTGCACACCGAGGCCGCCTACGGCGCCGCCCTGCTCGCGCGCCGCGGCAGCCTTGCCAACCCAGAGGAGGACTGA
- the cysZ gene encoding sulfate transporter CysZ, with amino-acid sequence MLKDLIAGMGFARRGFGLITLPGIRRFVAIPLAINILLFGLGIWYLAGEFEAFMDRMLPDWLDWARWILWPLFALTLSIAVFYTFTVVANLISAPFNALLAEKLEQKLTGQPLDGEFNLGALMKTVKDAIVSELRKTAYLIVWLIPLLILFLIPGLNLLAPFAWAAFGAWMLAIEYADYPMGNHGMLFPDERRLLSQERGLAFGFGGSVLLMTMIPVLNFLAMPVGVAGATAMWVDRLQATQARLAKG; translated from the coding sequence ATGCTCAAGGATCTCATCGCCGGCATGGGCTTTGCCCGTCGCGGCTTCGGTCTCATCACCCTGCCGGGCATCCGCCGCTTCGTGGCGATCCCGCTCGCGATCAACATCCTGCTGTTCGGCCTGGGCATCTGGTATCTGGCCGGTGAGTTCGAGGCCTTCATGGACCGGATGCTGCCCGACTGGCTGGACTGGGCGCGCTGGATCCTCTGGCCGCTGTTCGCCCTCACCCTGTCGATCGCGGTGTTCTATACCTTCACCGTGGTGGCCAACCTCATCTCCGCCCCCTTCAACGCCCTGCTCGCCGAAAAGCTGGAGCAGAAACTCACCGGCCAGCCGCTGGACGGGGAGTTCAATCTCGGGGCCCTGATGAAGACGGTGAAGGACGCCATCGTCAGCGAACTGCGCAAGACCGCGTATCTGATCGTGTGGCTGATCCCGCTGCTGATCCTGTTCCTGATCCCGGGGCTCAACCTGCTGGCGCCGTTTGCCTGGGCGGCCTTCGGCGCCTGGATGCTCGCCATCGAGTACGCCGACTACCCCATGGGCAATCACGGCATGCTGTTCCCGGACGAGCGTCGCCTGCTTTCACAGGAGCGCGGCCTGGCCTTCGGCTTTGGCGGCAGCGTGCTGCTCATGACCATGATCCCGGTGCTCAACTTCCTGGCCATGCCGGTGGGCGTGGCGGGCGCCACCGCGATGTGGGTGGACCGGCTGCAGGCCACGCAGGCGCGGCTGGCGAAGGGCTAG
- a CDS encoding phosphodiester glycosidase family protein, with the protein MMRHGGSSRSVVAGLLLLGLLCLALPAILQADDLWQRLEPGLEFGRFEMPHPLDERTGIAHVLRIDPAHFRFRLLAASATEARRPYTARGWAQQAGLVAAINASMFQADFLSSVSLMRAPGHVNNPRLSSDKTVLAFDPRVPGLPPVRLIDRECDDFEALREQYATLVQSIRMVSCTGRNVWAENERRWSTALIATDAQGRVLFVHVRAPYSMYVLIEELRALPLGIERAMYTEGGVQAQLYVESGDFVQEFVGSLGSGYAVGEGGPSLWPVPNVIGIERR; encoded by the coding sequence ATGATGCGTCACGGGGGCAGTTCACGCAGTGTCGTCGCGGGGTTGTTGCTCCTGGGCCTGTTGTGCCTGGCGCTGCCTGCGATCCTGCAGGCGGATGACCTCTGGCAGCGGCTGGAGCCCGGGCTGGAATTCGGCCGTTTCGAGATGCCGCATCCGCTGGACGAGCGAACGGGCATCGCCCATGTCCTGCGCATCGATCCCGCGCACTTCCGTTTCCGCCTGCTGGCGGCCTCGGCCACCGAGGCGCGCCGGCCCTACACGGCGCGGGGCTGGGCCCAGCAGGCCGGCCTGGTCGCGGCCATCAACGCCAGCATGTTCCAGGCCGACTTCCTCTCCAGTGTCTCCCTCATGCGCGCCCCCGGCCACGTGAACAATCCGCGGCTCTCCAGTGACAAGACGGTACTGGCCTTCGATCCACGCGTGCCCGGCCTGCCGCCGGTACGGCTCATCGATCGCGAGTGCGACGACTTCGAGGCCCTGCGCGAGCAATACGCCACGCTGGTGCAGAGCATCCGCATGGTGTCCTGCACGGGGCGCAACGTGTGGGCGGAGAACGAACGGCGCTGGAGCACGGCGCTGATCGCAACCGATGCGCAGGGGCGCGTGCTGTTCGTGCACGTGCGCGCCCCCTACAGCATGTACGTGCTCATCGAGGAATTGCGGGCCCTGCCGCTGGGGATCGAGCGGGCCATGTACACCGAGGGTGGGGTGCAGGCGCAGCTCTACGTGGAGAGCGGCGACTTCGTGCAGGAGTTCGTCGGCAGCCTGGGCAGCGGCTACGCCGTCGGCGAGGGCGGGCCCTCGCTGTGGCCGGTGCCGAACGTGATCGGGATCGAGCGCCGCTAG
- a CDS encoding pyridoxal phosphate-dependent aminotransferase: MNGKPRIARRMADIQPFHVMDILARARALEAEGRDIVHMEIGEPDFPTPAPIIEAGQRALAEGRTHYTPAAGLPELREAIAGFYASRYGVNVSPSRIIVTPGASGALQLVLAVLVNPGAQVLMADPGYPCNRHFVRLVEGEAGYIPVDADTQYQLTAQALRKHWTGRTTAALIASPANPTGTLVPARELRAMAELVAAQGGQLIVDEIYHGLVYETESPTALSVSDRVFVINSFSKYFGMTGWRLGWVVVPEGYEREFDKLAQNLFLAASTPAQYAALAAFAPATIEILEQRRQAFRERRDFLLPKLRRLGFEIPVTPQGAFYLYANSRALDHDSFALCNRMLQEAGVAATPGLDFGRHRAAEHVRFAYTTNLDRLREGVERLEDFLYRG, translated from the coding sequence ATGAACGGCAAGCCGCGTATCGCCCGCCGCATGGCGGATATCCAGCCCTTTCACGTCATGGACATCCTGGCGCGCGCCCGTGCCCTGGAGGCGGAGGGGCGCGACATCGTGCACATGGAGATCGGCGAGCCGGACTTTCCCACCCCCGCACCCATCATCGAGGCCGGCCAGCGCGCCCTGGCCGAGGGCCGCACCCACTACACGCCGGCCGCCGGCCTGCCCGAGTTGCGCGAGGCCATCGCGGGCTTCTATGCCTCGCGTTACGGTGTGAACGTCTCGCCGTCGCGCATCATCGTCACGCCCGGTGCCTCCGGCGCCCTGCAGCTGGTGCTGGCCGTGCTGGTGAACCCGGGCGCGCAGGTGCTGATGGCCGATCCGGGCTATCCCTGCAACCGCCACTTCGTGCGCCTGGTGGAGGGCGAGGCGGGGTACATCCCGGTGGATGCCGATACCCAGTACCAGCTCACGGCACAGGCCCTGCGCAAGCACTGGACGGGGCGCACCACCGCTGCACTGATCGCCTCGCCGGCCAATCCCACCGGCACGCTGGTACCGGCCCGCGAGCTGCGCGCCATGGCGGAACTCGTGGCGGCGCAGGGCGGCCAGCTGATCGTCGACGAGATCTATCACGGCCTGGTCTACGAGACGGAGTCCCCCACGGCGCTGTCGGTCTCCGACCGGGTATTCGTCATCAACAGCTTCTCCAAGTACTTCGGCATGACCGGCTGGCGTCTGGGCTGGGTGGTGGTGCCCGAGGGCTACGAGCGCGAGTTCGACAAGCTGGCGCAGAACCTCTTTCTCGCCGCCTCCACCCCGGCGCAGTATGCCGCGCTCGCGGCCTTCGCCCCCGCGACCATCGAGATCCTGGAGCAGCGCCGGCAGGCCTTCCGCGAGCGGCGCGACTTCCTGTTGCCCAAGCTGCGGCGACTGGGCTTCGAGATCCCGGTGACGCCGCAGGGCGCGTTCTACCTGTATGCCAACAGCCGGGCGCTGGATCACGACAGCTTCGCACTCTGCAACCGCATGCTGCAGGAGGCCGGTGTGGCGGCGACGCCCGGGCTGGATTTCGGCCGTCACCGCGCCGCCGAGCATGTGCGCTTCGCCTACACCACCAACCTGGACCGGCTGCGCGAGGGCGTCGAACGGCTGGAGGACTTCCTGTACCGGGGCTAG
- a CDS encoding peptidoglycan DD-metalloendopeptidase family protein — protein sequence MRILSLLIGLLFAPSLFAEGLPRHAPVPGGVAVVEFRAPADAAPTAWYGERPVLVLPGDGGHVAVVGLPLDAAVGTHELTIAWADNRSTIPFEVSAKEYATQHLTIKDRSKVDLSQADLERHWREQAVVRDLLRTRSDALPALDFLQPVEGPYANTYGKRRIINGQPRNPHRGMDIPAAEGTPIRAPADGVVMHSGDFFFSGNVLYLDHGQGVITLYAHLARIDVAPGQRVARGEVIGTVGATGRVTGPHLHWSVYLNRNAVNPELFLPETTAAP from the coding sequence ATGCGTATCCTGTCCCTCCTGATCGGCCTTTTGTTCGCCCCGTCACTGTTCGCCGAGGGCCTGCCGCGGCATGCCCCCGTACCCGGTGGCGTGGCCGTCGTCGAGTTCCGGGCACCGGCAGATGCCGCCCCCACCGCCTGGTATGGCGAGCGTCCCGTCCTGGTGCTGCCGGGAGACGGGGGGCACGTGGCCGTGGTCGGGTTGCCGCTGGATGCCGCCGTCGGCACCCACGAACTCACCATCGCCTGGGCCGACAACCGCAGCACCATCCCCTTCGAGGTAAGCGCGAAGGAATACGCCACCCAGCACCTCACCATCAAGGACCGGAGCAAGGTGGACCTCAGCCAGGCCGACCTCGAACGTCACTGGCGCGAGCAGGCCGTGGTGCGCGACCTGCTGCGCACCCGCAGCGACGCCCTGCCCGCCCTGGATTTCCTGCAGCCGGTGGAAGGCCCCTACGCCAACACCTACGGCAAGCGGCGCATCATCAACGGCCAGCCGCGCAACCCGCACCGCGGCATGGACATCCCGGCGGCCGAAGGCACGCCCATCCGCGCGCCGGCCGACGGCGTGGTGATGCACAGCGGGGATTTCTTCTTCTCGGGGAACGTGCTGTATCTGGATCACGGCCAGGGCGTCATCACCCTGTATGCACACCTGGCACGCATCGACGTGGCGCCGGGCCAGCGCGTGGCGCGCGGCGAGGTGATCGGCACGGTGGGTGCCACCGGGCGCGTCACCGGCCCGCACCTGCACTGGAGCGTGTACCTCAACCGCAACGCTGTGAACCCCGAGCTGTTCCTGCCCGAGACCACCGCCGCGCCCTAG
- the der gene encoding ribosome biogenesis GTPase Der, producing the protein MNPVIALVGRPNVGKSTLFNRLTKSRDALVADFPGLTRDRKYGIGRVGGRPFVVVDTGGLSGESEGIDEYMAVQTRQAIAEADVLLFLVDGRAGVTAADQAIVRELRVTGKPLYLVVNKTDGIDAEAASMDFYSLGMGEPIAIAAAHGRGINALVDRVMEPFPEAPGASPEEEEAKGIRIAFVGRPNVGKSTLINRIMGEERVVAFDQPGTTRDSVEIPFERDGQAYTLIDTAGVRRRARVSEAIEKFSVIKTLQAIEACHVSILVLDAREGITEQDATLVGHVMEAGKAIVVAINKWDGLTPEQRDKVRHEIEIKLPFLDFAERFFVSALHGTGVGELYAAVQRAYDSSMLDVSTSKLTDLLEQAVIQHQPPLVHGRRIKLRYAHQGGHNPPIVVIHGNQTERVPGAYKRYLVNFFRTRLKLVGTPIRIEFKTGENPYAGRRNTLTPRQQYKRDRMMRHIKRSKKK; encoded by the coding sequence ATGAATCCCGTCATCGCCCTGGTCGGCCGCCCCAACGTGGGCAAATCGACCCTCTTCAACCGACTCACCAAGAGCCGCGACGCGCTGGTGGCCGATTTCCCGGGGCTCACCCGCGACCGCAAGTACGGCATCGGCCGCGTCGGCGGACGTCCCTTCGTGGTGGTGGACACCGGGGGCCTGAGCGGTGAGTCCGAGGGCATCGACGAGTACATGGCCGTGCAGACCCGCCAGGCCATCGCCGAGGCCGACGTGCTGCTGTTCCTGGTGGACGGGCGTGCCGGCGTGACCGCGGCCGACCAGGCCATCGTCCGCGAGCTGCGCGTCACCGGCAAGCCGCTGTACCTGGTGGTGAACAAGACCGACGGCATCGATGCCGAGGCCGCATCCATGGACTTCTACAGCCTGGGCATGGGCGAGCCGATCGCCATTGCCGCGGCACATGGGCGGGGCATCAACGCCCTGGTCGACCGGGTGATGGAGCCCTTCCCGGAGGCCCCCGGGGCCAGTCCGGAGGAAGAGGAGGCGAAGGGCATCCGCATCGCCTTCGTCGGCCGTCCCAACGTCGGCAAGTCCACGCTCATCAACCGCATCATGGGCGAGGAGCGGGTGGTGGCCTTCGACCAGCCGGGCACCACGCGCGACAGCGTCGAGATCCCCTTCGAGCGCGATGGCCAGGCCTATACCCTGATCGACACCGCCGGCGTGCGGCGTCGTGCACGGGTTAGCGAGGCCATCGAGAAGTTCAGCGTGATCAAGACACTGCAGGCCATCGAGGCCTGTCACGTCAGCATCTTGGTGCTGGATGCGCGCGAGGGCATCACCGAGCAGGACGCGACCCTGGTCGGCCACGTGATGGAGGCTGGCAAGGCCATCGTGGTGGCGATCAACAAGTGGGACGGGCTCACGCCCGAGCAGCGCGACAAGGTGCGCCACGAGATCGAGATCAAGCTGCCGTTCCTCGACTTCGCCGAGCGCTTCTTCGTCTCGGCCCTGCACGGCACCGGGGTGGGCGAGCTCTACGCGGCGGTGCAGCGGGCCTACGACTCGTCCATGCTGGACGTCTCCACCTCGAAGCTCACCGACCTGCTGGAGCAGGCCGTGATCCAGCACCAGCCGCCGCTGGTGCACGGGCGACGCATCAAGCTGCGTTACGCCCACCAGGGCGGGCACAACCCGCCCATCGTCGTCATCCATGGCAACCAGACAGAGCGGGTGCCGGGCGCCTACAAGCGTTACCTGGTGAACTTCTTCCGCACGCGCCTCAAGCTCGTGGGCACGCCCATCCGCATCGAATTCAAGACCGGCGAGAACCCCTATGCCGGGCGCCGCAACACGCTCACCCCGCGCCAGCAGTACAAGCGCGACCGCATGATGCGTCACATCAAGCGCAGCAAGAAGAAGTAG
- a CDS encoding DUF945 family protein: MSKTGRIAVYFLLGLLGLALIAMLALPFWFGMQAQARFEATVAELNRQSAPMMRVETSRYDRGWLTSRAETLVQHAQLPVRLRITHELRHGPVHLPGLLNDDPALLLAMIDSRLGMGEAAGGQSMTLASGRTRVALNGDAASQWGLEEMLTAMLGSNRPVWLRADYRAADRQVTVQAQLPEASMQDPQGNGLRLDDLRLRLDAEPARNGDFMVGSYGISLKYLRAGGMADMTVVEDLRLRARAGERGDRLDTEMAVSFEKAESVAGTAGPGRLILQLNNLHAPSVAALAKAQEDLLSDLDPLADPQAQAALLMGPMMEILPAMLSQAELRIPTLYLATADGAMKGKARVGLPVIDPEYAAVPMALLAELELEADLAIDEPMMRKALEGALRTRLAGARQGELAEGGSLLREEIDEDAAMQTEAQLGVLASQGYLSLADGVYRTRLTLEQGSLLMNGRPLNPMALMQGGAMPGQ; this comes from the coding sequence ATGTCCAAGACCGGACGGATTGCCGTTTATTTCCTGCTGGGCCTCCTGGGGCTGGCGCTCATCGCCATGCTGGCCCTGCCATTCTGGTTCGGCATGCAGGCCCAGGCGCGTTTCGAGGCCACCGTGGCCGAACTCAACCGCCAGAGCGCGCCCATGATGCGGGTGGAGACCAGCCGCTATGATCGCGGCTGGCTCACCAGCCGGGCCGAGACCCTGGTGCAGCATGCCCAGCTGCCGGTGCGGCTGCGTATCACGCACGAGCTGCGCCACGGTCCGGTCCACCTGCCGGGGCTGCTGAACGACGATCCCGCCCTGCTGCTGGCCATGATCGACAGCCGCCTGGGCATGGGGGAGGCCGCGGGCGGTCAGTCCATGACCCTGGCCAGTGGCCGTACCCGCGTCGCCCTCAACGGCGACGCCGCCTCGCAGTGGGGCCTCGAAGAGATGCTGACGGCCATGCTCGGCAGCAACCGGCCGGTGTGGCTGCGCGCCGATTACCGGGCGGCCGACCGGCAGGTCACGGTACAGGCCCAGCTGCCCGAGGCCAGCATGCAGGACCCGCAGGGCAATGGCCTGCGCCTGGACGACCTGCGCCTGCGCCTGGATGCCGAGCCGGCCCGCAACGGCGACTTCATGGTCGGCAGCTACGGCATCAGCCTCAAGTACCTGCGTGCCGGCGGCATGGCCGACATGACGGTGGTCGAGGACCTGCGCCTGCGGGCGCGCGCCGGCGAGCGCGGCGACCGCCTGGATACCGAGATGGCCGTCTCCTTCGAGAAGGCGGAATCGGTGGCCGGCACTGCCGGTCCGGGGCGCCTGATCCTGCAGCTCAACAACCTCCATGCCCCCTCGGTGGCCGCCCTGGCGAAGGCCCAGGAAGACCTGCTGAGCGACCTCGATCCGCTGGCCGATCCGCAGGCCCAGGCGGCCCTGCTCATGGGCCCGATGATGGAGATCCTGCCGGCCATGCTGTCCCAGGCCGAGCTGCGCATCCCCACGTTGTACCTGGCCACGGCGGACGGCGCGATGAAGGGCAAGGCCCGCGTGGGTCTGCCGGTCATCGACCCCGAGTACGCGGCCGTACCCATGGCGCTGCTCGCCGAGCTCGAGCTCGAGGCCGATCTCGCCATCGACGAGCCCATGATGCGCAAGGCCCTGGAGGGTGCCCTGCGCACCCGGCTGGCCGGTGCGCGCCAGGGCGAGCTCGCCGAGGGCGGTTCCTTGCTGCGCGAGGAGATCGACGAGGATGCCGCCATGCAGACCGAGGCGCAGCTCGGGGTGCTTGCCTCGCAGGGGTATCTGTCGCTGGCCGACGGGGTGTACCGCACGCGTCTCACCCTGGAGCAGGGCAGCCTGTTGATGAACGGCCGCCCGCTCAATCCGATGGCGCTGATGCAGGGCGGGGCCATGCCCGGCCAGTGA
- the bamB gene encoding outer membrane protein assembly factor BamB gives MRIALLLSAALLLGGCGMFEVDNTEPPAELTDIETRLNVERQWSRNVTAGSGDDYIALRPALHDGVLYVADAKGGVAAHEAESGRERWSVSLGTPLTGGVSVGDDVVVVGSGRGEVIGLRRSSGQELWRERVSSEVLALSAIDLDIVVARTNDGRLHALSAGSGETLWQAGRTTPALSLRGAGRPLMAYGAVIAGFDNGKLAAFSLERGSTLWETTIAAPSGQSELDRMVDLDGDLVLVGETLYAASYQGRVAALNLRDGRVLWSRDLSSYAGLAADARHVYVSDEVGAVWALERESGAPMWRQEKLRLRAVTAPASFGDTVVVGDYEGYLHFLRQTDGEFVARLRVDGSGLRVPPLVAEGVLYAYGLGGQLSALTTGGRSE, from the coding sequence ATGCGTATCGCCCTGTTGCTGTCGGCCGCGCTTCTGCTCGGGGGTTGCGGCATGTTCGAGGTGGACAACACCGAACCGCCGGCCGAACTCACCGATATCGAGACCCGGCTCAACGTCGAGCGTCAGTGGAGCCGCAACGTGACCGCCGGCAGCGGCGACGACTACATCGCCCTGCGACCGGCCCTGCACGACGGCGTGTTGTACGTGGCTGATGCGAAGGGCGGCGTGGCCGCCCACGAGGCCGAGAGCGGCCGGGAGCGCTGGTCGGTCAGCCTCGGGACGCCGCTCACTGGTGGCGTCAGTGTCGGCGATGACGTGGTGGTGGTCGGCAGTGGCCGTGGCGAGGTGATCGGCCTGCGCCGCAGCTCGGGCCAGGAGCTCTGGCGCGAGCGCGTCAGCAGCGAGGTGCTCGCGCTGTCGGCCATCGATCTCGATATCGTGGTCGCGCGGACCAACGACGGCCGACTGCACGCGCTCTCGGCCGGCAGCGGCGAGACCCTCTGGCAGGCCGGCCGCACCACGCCGGCCCTGTCCCTGCGCGGCGCCGGGCGCCCGCTGATGGCCTATGGTGCGGTCATCGCCGGCTTCGACAACGGCAAGCTCGCGGCCTTCTCGCTGGAGCGGGGCAGCACCCTGTGGGAGACCACCATCGCCGCACCCAGCGGCCAATCCGAGCTCGACCGCATGGTGGACCTCGACGGCGACCTGGTGCTGGTCGGCGAGACCCTGTACGCGGCCAGCTACCAGGGACGCGTGGCGGCCCTGAACCTGCGCGACGGACGGGTCCTCTGGAGCCGCGACCTCAGCTCCTACGCGGGTCTGGCCGCCGACGCGCGTCATGTCTATGTCAGTGACGAGGTGGGTGCGGTCTGGGCGCTGGAGCGCGAGAGCGGGGCACCCATGTGGCGGCAGGAAAAACTGCGCCTGCGTGCTGTCACGGCCCCGGCCAGCTTCGGCGACACCGTGGTGGTGGGCGATTACGAAGGCTATCTGCACTTCCTGCGTCAGACCGACGGGGAGTTCGTCGCACGCCTGCGCGTGGACGGCAGCGGCCTGCGTGTGCCGCCGCTGGTGGCGGAGGGCGTGCTCTATGCCTATGGTCTGGGCGGGCAATTGAGCGCCCTGACGACGGGTGGGCGTTCGGAATAA
- a CDS encoding tetratricopeptide repeat protein — protein MADYNNDDEQLEALKQWWKENGAAVVAGIVLGAAALFGWRFWQDYQVEQAQAASALYAEMRVQGGDVDTLMAGAEMLRSDYARTPYAALAALEAAAGLVEAGRLEDAEAQLRWALESARLPEVAELARLRLASVIMAQGRASEVLELLEAELPESYAGLVDELRGDAYRAQGDLDAARRAYDRALSSAGSRSEYLQLKRDDLGRADAAEAAAS, from the coding sequence GTGGCGGATTACAACAACGACGACGAGCAGCTCGAGGCGCTCAAACAGTGGTGGAAGGAAAACGGTGCGGCCGTGGTCGCCGGCATCGTGCTGGGTGCCGCTGCGCTGTTTGGCTGGCGCTTCTGGCAGGACTACCAGGTCGAGCAGGCCCAGGCGGCCTCGGCCCTGTATGCCGAGATGCGCGTGCAGGGAGGGGATGTCGACACCCTGATGGCCGGGGCCGAGATGCTCCGCTCCGATTACGCCCGCACACCCTATGCCGCACTGGCGGCACTGGAAGCGGCCGCCGGTCTGGTCGAGGCGGGTCGTCTGGAGGATGCCGAGGCCCAGCTGCGCTGGGCGCTGGAATCGGCGCGCCTGCCGGAGGTCGCCGAGCTGGCCCGCCTGCGTCTGGCGAGCGTTATCATGGCCCAGGGCCGTGCCAGCGAGGTGCTGGAACTGCTCGAGGCCGAACTGCCCGAGTCCTACGCGGGCCTGGTGGACGAGCTGCGCGGTGACGCCTACCGTGCCCAGGGCGACCTGGACGCCGCGCGCCGCGCCTACGATCGCGCCCTGTCGAGTGCGGGCAGCCGGTCGGAATACCTGCAGCTCAAGCGTGACGATCTCGGTCGCGCCGATGCCGCAGAGGCTGCCGCCTCGTGA